The sequence AAAGTTAATACAATTACCAGTATGCATGTATGGGACAAAGTAGTAGCAGCTACAGGGTTTATTTCAAAGAGGGGGCAGAATATCTTAAATTTAGGGAGACACAATTAAAAAttccataactttagtaccgttgatccgatgtcaaaatttttatgattttctgaaaaagaaacctttcaaatgatatgcttaaatcTAAAATTCATTGGGGCAAAAATTGTTCATTTTTTGGCTTTGGACCAACCATGggctctttctaagcttttagaaaatcataaaatcgctGATATTGGATctacggaattcaagttattcATAAAAGAGTCCCCACCATAACTTAATGCCGTTGACCTAAAAAATAATATCCAACTTTTTATAGCTTAACTTCTTACCTGGAATGTCTTAGGCTCGTGAATGCAGAGCTCTGAGAGCACCTTCCTGTTCACCATGATGTTACACTGGAGGGGAGGATATCATAAATAAGGCATTTACATCACCAGGTGGATACTGGATACTGTAATACACGTTCAGTGCTCTCTGTACTTTCTTATAAACAAGCCATACATAATACACACACCATGACAAGGCTCTGCATGAACCGGCCGTAACTGATGTCATGCTCACGAGAGGCATAGTTGATCCGCTGTATCCATAGCTACAGGGAATTAAAGGGTGAGAAATATGAGAGAGAATTCTTGATCAAAAGACTTTCAATGGACAATAAAATTATCAAAATGGTGAATCATTGTACCTTCCTCATCTCTCTCTTCTTGAGCCTCCGTCCCACGTAGGCATACTGAAGCTTCTTGTGGGCAGCTCTCACCGCTAGACTGTAGCAGTTCTTACGACGACCTCTGAAGCCCTGAACACATTAACCATGATGTCATCAACTATACATTAATACAGGGATCTGGTGCGATTGAGGCGCTATGGTTTATGTTATTGTAATATTAATTGAGGAGTAATCACCTTAGTAAGGGCGAAGATCTTGGCCCTCTTGACAGATCTGTTGGCAGGCCCACCTCTCACCATGATTGGAAGAGCAGAAGCAGAGAGTTGATTAGATTATGAAGCTGTAAAGTCAAGCCACgtgagttcaaaggtcaaatagACAATAG comes from Halichondria panicea chromosome 3, odHalPani1.1, whole genome shotgun sequence and encodes:
- the LOC135334051 gene encoding large ribosomal subunit protein bL20-like, which gives rise to MVRGGPANRSVKRAKIFALTKGFRGRRKNCYSLAVRAAHKKLQYAYVGRRLKKREMRKLWIQRINYASREHDISYGRFMQSLVMCNIMVNRKVLSELCIHEPKTFQALTGIAKQRLEHGRLSALEEPMAKQYLPTKQKPETETLYQTRHFVDRTSGKTVMETAV